One segment of Capricornis sumatraensis isolate serow.1 chromosome 23, serow.2, whole genome shotgun sequence DNA contains the following:
- the PRLHR gene encoding prolactin-releasing peptide receptor translates to MASLPTQRPAAPDLFSGLLPAASSPVNQSSEAVVGNESAAGPGAQAITPFQSLQLVHQLKGLIVLLYSVVVVVGLVGNCLLVLVIARVRRLHNVTNFLIGNLALSDVLMCAACVPLTLAYAFEPRGWVFGGGLCHLVFFLQPVTVYVSVFTLTTIAVDRYVVLVHPLRRRISLRLSAYAVLAIWALSAVLALPAALHTYHVELKPHRVRLCEEFWGSQERQRQLYAWGLLLVTYLLPLLVILLSYVRVSVNLRNRVVPGCVTQSQADWDRARRRRTFCLLVVVVVVFAVCWLPLHVFNLLRDLDPHAIDPYAFGLVQLLCHWLAMSSACYNPFIYAWLHDSFREELRKLLLAWPRKIVPHGQSMTVSVVI, encoded by the coding sequence ATGGCTTCATTGCCGACTCAGCGTCCAGCGGCCCCAGACTTATTTTCTGGGCTGCTGCCTGCGGCTTCAAGTCCGGTCAACCAGAGCTCAGAGGCGGTGGTGGGCAATGAATCGGCGGCTGGTCCAGGCGCTCAGGCCATCACGCCGTTCCAGAGCCTGCAGCTGGTGCATCAGCTGAAGGGGCTGATTGTGCTGCTCTACAGCGTCGTGGTGGTCGTGGGGCTTGTGGGCAACTGCCTGCTGGTGCTGGTGATTGCACGGGTGCGTCGGCTGCACAACGTGACCAACTTTCTCATCGGTAACCTAGCCCTGTCCGACGTGCTCATGTGCGCCGCCTGCGTCCCTCTCACGCTGGCCTACGCGTTCGAGCCACGCGGCTGGGTGTTCGGCGGCGGCCTGTGTCACCTGGTCTTCTTCTTGCAGCCGGTCACCGTCTACGTGTCGGTGTTCACGCTCACCACCATCGCGGTGGACCGCTACGTCGTGCTGGTGCACCCGCTGCGCCGGCGCATCTCGTTGCGCCTCAGCGCCTACGCGGTGCTGGCCATCTGGGCGCTGTCCGCGGTGCTAGCGCTGCCGGCCGCCTTGCACACCTACCATGTGGAGCTCAAGCCGCACCGCGTGCGCCTCTGCGAGGAGTTCTGGGGGTCCCAGGAGCGCCAGCGCCAGCTCTACGCCTGGGGGCTGCTGCTCGTCACCTACCTGCTCCCCCTGCTGGTCATCCTCCTGTCTTACGTCCGGGTGTCGGTGAATCTCCGGAACCGAGTGGTTCCGGGCTGCGTGACCCAGAGCCAGGCCGACTGGGACCGCGCGAGACGCCGCCGCACCTTCTGCCTgctggtggtggttgtggtggtgttCGCCGTCTGCTGGCTGCCGCTGCACGTCTTCAACCTGCTGCGGGACCTCGACCCGCACGCCATAGACCCCTACGCCTTCGGCTTAGTGCAGCTGCTCTGCCACTGGCTCGCCATGAGCTCCGCCTGCTACAACCCCTTCATCTACGCCTGGTTGCACGACAGCTTCCGCGAGGAGCTCCGCAAACTGTTGCTGGCCTGGCCCCGCAAGATTGTTCCGCACGGCCAGAGCATGACAGTCAGCGTGGTGATCTGA